AAAAAATCAAGTCTTTTTTTGAATTTTTTTTATTTTTTTTAAACATTAAGATTTATATAAATTCATTTTACACTTCAAAATCTTTTTAAGATAATAAAAAAGAGCATCTTAGGGATACTCTTTTTCGGGAAATATATTATGATAAAATTTAGCTTACAATGTTTTTTAGTTTAATTTTTCTAGGAATTTTTTACCAGGTTTAAATTTAATTCCTCTTCTTGAATCGATTTGTACTTCTTCTCCAGTTTTTGGGTTTCTTCCAAGTCTAGGTGCTCTTTGAACAACTTCTAATTTTCCCCAACCGATGAAATTAACATCTTCTCCAGATAATAATGTTTCTTGTATTAAATCTAATATAGAATCTATTTTTTTCTCAGCGTCTAATTTTGTATCAAACACTTCCTTTAAATATAATATATTAGCTAACTCTTTCTTTGTCATTACAAACCTCCAAAATATATATAAATTTTTAATAAATTATTTTAAAAGCAAAAAATCTATTTTTGCATAGCCTATAAGTTATATCATATTTTACAGATAATGACAAGTACTTTTTTTAAATTTTTCAATAATTTTTTTAATGATTTCAATGGATATTTTAATTTTTAAAAAAAATTATCCTCTCTTTGGACAAAACATTTTATTTTAAAAAAAGATGTTTTTATTTTT
The nucleotide sequence above comes from Fusobacterium perfoetens. Encoded proteins:
- a CDS encoding HU family DNA-binding protein, with the protein product MTKKELANILYLKEVFDTKLDAEKKIDSILDLIQETLLSGEDVNFIGWGKLEVVQRAPRLGRNPKTGEEVQIDSRRGIKFKPGKKFLEKLN